A region of Micromonospora chokoriensis DNA encodes the following proteins:
- a CDS encoding ferredoxin reductase family protein — translation MTYPHTHAAGRRTGTSSRHGGRPAAPVPPQIPDRRGPGGRRLLGVLLLVGLVASVLPWWLGTPAGSLRSTAATVTAAGRITGLIAGYLLLVQVLMMSRLPVLERWIGGEQMARWHRDVGATLLVAVLAHMSLILVGYADLRNQSILAEVGTLLGDYEDMVSAFVATGIMMLVGFSSVRAIRHALPYELWHALHLSSYLVLLLGFGHQFTHGAQLYKPGPVRTGWIALYLLVVAALLWGRVIAPLAFNLRYKLRVADVVAESPDTISIYLTGERLGRLTMLGGQYFRWRFLTRGCWWQSHPFSVSAAANGRWLRLTVKVVGTHTADLRDLEQGTRVWAQGPSGTFTAAHRVRERALLIAGGSGITPLRAMLEELPPGAALIYRARTPADVLLSRELDWLAQERDTSVWYVIGSRDDPGPRQLISPDGLRQLVPDVARRDVYLCGPPGLVEQSVRALRRAGVPKRQIHLATFEL, via the coding sequence GTGACGTACCCGCACACCCACGCCGCCGGCCGTCGTACCGGGACCTCGTCCCGGCACGGCGGCCGGCCGGCTGCGCCCGTACCCCCGCAGATCCCGGACCGGCGCGGTCCCGGCGGCCGGCGGCTGCTGGGCGTGCTGCTCCTGGTCGGCCTGGTCGCCAGCGTGCTGCCGTGGTGGCTGGGCACCCCCGCCGGCTCGTTGCGGAGCACCGCCGCCACCGTCACCGCGGCCGGTCGGATCACCGGTCTGATCGCCGGCTACCTGCTGCTGGTGCAGGTGCTGATGATGAGCCGGCTGCCGGTGCTGGAACGGTGGATCGGCGGCGAGCAGATGGCCCGCTGGCACCGCGACGTCGGGGCAACCCTGCTGGTCGCCGTGCTGGCGCACATGTCGCTGATCCTCGTCGGCTACGCGGACCTGCGGAACCAGTCGATCCTGGCCGAGGTCGGCACGCTGCTGGGCGACTACGAGGACATGGTCTCGGCGTTCGTCGCCACCGGCATCATGATGCTGGTCGGCTTCAGCAGTGTCCGGGCGATCCGCCACGCGTTGCCCTACGAGCTGTGGCACGCGCTGCACCTGTCCAGCTACCTGGTCCTGCTGCTCGGCTTCGGTCACCAGTTCACCCACGGCGCGCAGTTGTACAAGCCCGGGCCGGTGCGCACCGGCTGGATCGCGCTCTACCTGCTGGTGGTCGCCGCCCTGCTCTGGGGCCGGGTGATCGCGCCGCTGGCGTTCAACCTGCGGTACAAGCTGCGGGTCGCCGACGTCGTCGCGGAGAGCCCGGACACCATCTCCATCTACCTCACCGGTGAGCGCCTCGGCCGGCTGACGATGCTCGGCGGCCAGTACTTCCGCTGGCGCTTCCTCACCCGGGGATGCTGGTGGCAGTCGCACCCGTTCTCCGTCTCGGCCGCCGCGAACGGTCGCTGGCTGCGCCTCACCGTCAAGGTCGTCGGGACGCACACGGCGGACCTGCGCGACCTTGAGCAGGGCACCCGGGTCTGGGCGCAGGGCCCGTCGGGCACCTTCACCGCCGCGCACCGGGTCCGGGAGCGGGCGCTGCTCATCGCCGGCGGCAGTGGCATCACGCCGCTCCGGGCCATGTTGGAGGAGCTGCCCCCGGGCGCCGCCCTGATCTACCGGGCCCGTACCCCGGCCGACGTGCTGCTCAGCCGTGAGCTGGACTGGTTGGCCCAGGAGCGGGACACCTCCGTCTGGTACGTCATCGGTTCCCGCGACGACCCCGGCCCCCGTCAGCTGATCAGCCCGGACGGGTTGCGTCAGCTGGTGCCCGACGTGGCCCGACGCGACGTCTACCTGTGCGGGCCGCCCGGGTTGGTGGAACAGTCGGTGCGCGCGCTGCGCCGCGCCGGCGTGCCGAAACGGCAGATCCACCTGGCCACGTTCGAGCTGTAG
- a CDS encoding flavoprotein has translation MAGSPRTSGHREVLYVIACGSPLARHVGLLVDLAQQDGWDVCVVTTPDGAKFVDQSALVRQTGHPVRTHYKNPGDPDVLPPADAMIVCPATVNTVNKWAAGIADTLALGLLVEAQGKGIPIVAVPYTNVAMAAHPAFRAGVARLAEWGVTVLFGDHVVALHPPGTGEQHLSAFPWAKPLAALHTVAANAA, from the coding sequence ATGGCCGGTTCACCGCGTACCAGCGGGCACCGCGAGGTGCTCTACGTCATCGCCTGCGGCTCGCCGCTGGCACGGCACGTCGGCCTTCTGGTCGACCTCGCCCAACAGGATGGTTGGGACGTCTGCGTGGTCACCACACCGGACGGCGCGAAGTTCGTCGACCAGTCGGCACTGGTTCGGCAGACCGGGCATCCGGTGCGGACGCACTACAAGAACCCCGGTGACCCGGACGTGCTGCCGCCCGCCGATGCCATGATCGTCTGCCCGGCCACCGTCAACACGGTCAACAAGTGGGCGGCCGGGATCGCCGACACCCTCGCTCTCGGCCTGCTGGTCGAGGCGCAGGGCAAGGGCATCCCGATCGTGGCCGTGCCGTACACCAATGTGGCGATGGCCGCCCACCCGGCGTTCCGCGCCGGGGTGGCCCGGCTGGCCGAGTGGGGTGTCACGGTGCTCTTCGGTGATCACGTGGTCGCGTTGCACCCGCCGGGAACGGGGGAGCAGCACCTGTCCGCGTTCCCGTGGGCGAAGCCTCTGGCCGCGCTGCACACCGTCGCCGCGAACGCCGCCTAG
- a CDS encoding helix-turn-helix domain-containing protein: MDELPIGRRVAYWRGRRKMSQQVFADRLGKSKSWVDKVERGVRRLDKFSVLYEIADILQVDVQLLMGKDPERRTDALNCIDQIEVQEIRAALERYDSMSAYFDAAPSPPPLDDMRKAVNHAWLTYQYGRYGMLTRALPKLLRDAQAADAAYGGDRGIEAAHLLGQVYQIASSVLRKLGECELAWLAADRSMAVAQRADDPLLAGIATTRVCNALVAMGRARPALELNVQIANRLAPGGGNEVSPARLSVYGMLLLQGAMAASRIGDTASVDDLINCAQEAATLLGGDYNHYWTSFGPTNVELHRAAAAVELGDGGRAVEVHQLRIAEPSFNALLPERRAHHLLDIARGYAQIGDVANAGEMLLLGDRLAPSEIRCRPIAHEVMSDVLRRTRGAPPSPVAELAEHMGVGV, encoded by the coding sequence ATGGACGAGCTACCCATTGGACGGCGGGTCGCCTACTGGCGCGGACGGCGGAAGATGTCGCAGCAGGTCTTCGCGGACCGGCTGGGCAAGTCGAAGAGCTGGGTGGACAAGGTCGAACGCGGCGTCCGCCGGTTGGACAAGTTCTCCGTCCTGTACGAGATCGCCGACATCCTCCAGGTGGACGTCCAACTCCTCATGGGCAAGGACCCGGAGCGCCGCACCGACGCGCTGAACTGCATCGACCAGATCGAGGTGCAGGAGATCCGGGCGGCGTTGGAGCGCTACGACTCGATGAGCGCGTACTTCGACGCGGCGCCCTCCCCGCCGCCGCTCGACGACATGCGCAAGGCCGTCAACCACGCCTGGCTCACCTATCAGTACGGCCGCTACGGGATGCTCACCCGGGCGCTGCCCAAGCTGCTGCGCGACGCCCAGGCGGCGGACGCCGCGTACGGCGGTGACCGGGGGATCGAGGCGGCCCACCTGCTCGGGCAGGTCTACCAGATCGCCTCGTCGGTGCTGCGCAAACTCGGTGAGTGCGAGCTCGCCTGGCTGGCCGCCGACCGGTCGATGGCGGTGGCCCAGCGGGCCGACGACCCGCTGCTGGCCGGGATCGCCACCACAAGGGTCTGCAACGCGCTGGTCGCGATGGGCCGGGCCCGTCCGGCGCTGGAGCTGAACGTGCAGATCGCCAACCGGTTGGCCCCGGGCGGCGGCAACGAGGTGTCCCCGGCCCGGCTCTCCGTCTACGGCATGCTGCTGCTCCAGGGGGCGATGGCCGCGTCGCGGATCGGCGACACGGCGAGCGTCGACGACCTGATCAACTGCGCTCAGGAGGCCGCCACCCTGCTCGGTGGCGACTACAACCACTACTGGACGTCGTTCGGCCCGACGAACGTCGAGTTGCACCGTGCCGCCGCCGCCGTCGAGTTGGGCGACGGTGGTCGGGCCGTGGAGGTGCACCAGTTGCGCATCGCGGAGCCCTCCTTCAACGCGTTGCTGCCCGAACGCCGCGCCCACCACCTGCTCGACATCGCCCGCGGGTACGCCCAGATCGGCGACGTGGCGAACGCCGGCGAGATGCTGCTGCTCGGCGATCGGCTCGCCCCGTCGGAGATCCGCTGCCGGCCGATCGCGCACGAGGTGATGTCAGACGTCCTCCGTCGCACACGTGGTGCGCCGCCTTCTCCGGTAGCGGAGTTGGCTGAGCACATGGGAGTAGGGGTATGA
- a CDS encoding bifunctional DNA primase/polymerase → MWGNVGPRVVELSPLERVRLRRVAMRYAAHGWQVTPGACLARSRFVCGRAGCPTVGCHPALENWELAASADPARVATWWRSRPHGVLLPTGRAFDVLEVPAHLGRLVLDAVQIHPAGTGVRGPVLATPTGRWMFLVRPGDPLRPELEHCFHVVRHGPGSWIPAPPTRLPEGTVRWAVAPEQARWQLPDSYLVQNTVIGALRATGVTLTPDLIPGHLPLPRRGM, encoded by the coding sequence ATGTGGGGGAATGTCGGACCGCGCGTCGTCGAACTGTCGCCGCTGGAACGCGTCCGGCTGCGCCGGGTCGCCATGCGGTACGCCGCACACGGCTGGCAAGTCACTCCGGGGGCGTGCCTGGCCCGCAGTCGTTTCGTCTGCGGCCGGGCCGGCTGTCCCACGGTCGGCTGCCACCCCGCCCTGGAGAACTGGGAACTGGCCGCCAGCGCCGACCCGGCCCGGGTGGCGACCTGGTGGCGGAGCCGCCCGCACGGGGTGCTGCTGCCCACCGGCCGGGCCTTCGACGTGCTGGAGGTGCCCGCCCACCTCGGTCGGCTCGTCCTCGACGCGGTGCAGATCCACCCGGCCGGCACCGGCGTACGCGGGCCGGTGCTGGCCACGCCCACCGGACGCTGGATGTTCCTGGTCCGCCCCGGTGACCCGCTGCGCCCGGAGTTGGAGCACTGCTTCCACGTGGTCCGGCACGGACCGGGCTCGTGGATCCCCGCGCCGCCCACCCGGCTGCCCGAGGGGACGGTCCGCTGGGCGGTCGCCCCCGAGCAGGCCCGCTGGCAGCTTCCGGACTCGTACCTCGTGCAGAACACGGTGATCGGGGCGCTGCGCGCCACCGGGGTGACGCTCACCCCCGACCTGATACCCGGTCACCTGCCGCTGCCCCGACGAGGAATGTGA
- a CDS encoding DUF1501 domain-containing protein, translated as MEKTVYNSFPLHPECPDVRRLADNPAEALLRAEADIVAAENAAELDRYRTLENLEEAQQDGRGVTRRTFVAGAAATATALATAQFVTTSASFAATKTGTLIHVFLYGGLDGLSLVAPNNDPVLSKARPDLLLGNDSLALDRGFKLTSAFKPLEKWLTAGQLGFIPGVSDERLSRSHFQAADACNLGGLPNETGGRGWLDGLVDHLGKGTAFRSVGIGSTLPRSLVGNNGALSLNNVGSLRLNGDEKYRAATEKAIKGLFTGINHPVEEAVQEGMGALATAQQLAAKPYQAVEGVTYEGVGNAFKQLAQLIKGGANVRVATVGMGGYDTHENQGTAAGGQLHRRLNELAKAMAAFFTDLGPQAADVTIMVSSEFGRRVGSNTGGTDHGHGGVVTVLSGKKLAGSLLGTWNGLDKLDSGDVPEYNNMFNVYGAVAQGRFGLTNAEVQKVFPRQKYAPMKLYA; from the coding sequence ATGGAGAAGACTGTGTACAACTCTTTCCCCCTGCACCCCGAATGCCCCGACGTGCGGCGGCTGGCCGACAACCCGGCCGAGGCCCTGCTGCGCGCCGAGGCGGACATCGTGGCCGCCGAGAACGCCGCCGAGCTGGACCGCTACCGCACTCTGGAGAACCTGGAGGAGGCCCAGCAGGACGGTCGCGGCGTCACCCGCCGTACGTTCGTCGCCGGGGCCGCGGCCACCGCCACCGCCCTGGCCACCGCGCAGTTCGTCACCACGTCGGCGTCGTTCGCGGCGACCAAGACCGGCACCCTGATCCACGTCTTCCTCTACGGCGGGCTGGACGGGCTGAGCCTGGTCGCGCCGAACAACGACCCGGTGCTCAGCAAGGCCCGCCCCGACCTGCTGCTCGGCAACGACTCGCTGGCCCTGGACCGCGGCTTCAAGCTGACCAGTGCGTTCAAGCCGCTGGAGAAGTGGCTCACCGCCGGTCAGCTCGGCTTCATCCCGGGTGTCTCCGACGAGCGGCTGTCGCGCAGCCACTTCCAGGCCGCGGACGCCTGCAACCTGGGCGGTCTGCCGAACGAGACCGGCGGCCGGGGCTGGCTGGACGGTCTGGTCGACCACCTGGGCAAGGGCACCGCGTTCCGCAGCGTCGGCATCGGCAGCACGCTGCCCCGCTCGCTGGTCGGCAACAACGGCGCGTTGTCGCTGAACAACGTCGGATCGTTGCGGCTCAACGGCGACGAGAAGTACCGGGCGGCCACCGAGAAGGCCATCAAGGGGCTCTTCACCGGGATCAACCACCCGGTCGAGGAGGCCGTGCAGGAGGGCATGGGCGCGCTGGCCACCGCCCAGCAGCTCGCCGCCAAGCCGTACCAGGCCGTCGAGGGCGTCACGTACGAGGGCGTCGGCAACGCGTTCAAGCAGCTCGCCCAGCTGATCAAGGGCGGCGCCAACGTCCGGGTCGCCACCGTCGGCATGGGTGGCTACGACACCCACGAGAACCAGGGCACCGCCGCGGGCGGTCAACTGCACCGCCGGTTGAACGAGCTGGCCAAGGCCATGGCGGCCTTCTTCACCGACCTCGGTCCGCAGGCCGCCGACGTGACGATCATGGTGTCCAGCGAGTTCGGCCGCCGGGTCGGCTCCAACACCGGCGGCACCGACCACGGGCACGGTGGCGTGGTCACGGTGCTCTCCGGCAAGAAGCTGGCCGGCTCCCTGCTGGGCACCTGGAACGGGCTGGACAAGCTGGACTCCGGTGACGTGCCGGAGTACAACAACATGTTCAACGTGTACGGCGCGGTGGCGCAGGGCCGGTTCGGGCTCACCAACGCCGAGGTCCAGAAGGTCTTCCCCCGCCAGAAGTACGCCCCGATGAAGCTGTACGCGTGA
- a CDS encoding SWIM zinc finger family protein produces MSEPRVTDRFADYGRPRRVDGGLRARSARGAIGRSWWSRRFLEVLESFALGTRLTRGRSYARAGQVLTLDVAPGRVSAVVQGSRPQPYQVSIALRPFPDALWSRIEKELAGQAFFSARLLAGDLPDELEELFAAAGAPLFPAGVDELTQRCNCPDFAVPCKHLAATFYLLAEAFDADPFELLHWRGRSRAELLDELRARRVTATGAVASPEPVDPPSMPDGDRSTVAPVGAARALVGLSTTPLPEAADRFWLPPVPLPDRPPRLATGPDLLLRQLGAPAPAIGGPGMLERLRRAYRAFGPDDR; encoded by the coding sequence GTGAGCGAGCCCCGCGTCACCGATCGGTTCGCCGACTACGGGCGCCCCCGCCGGGTCGACGGGGGTCTGCGGGCGCGTAGCGCCCGGGGCGCCATCGGGCGTTCCTGGTGGTCCCGGCGGTTCCTGGAGGTGCTGGAGTCGTTCGCGCTGGGCACCCGGTTGACCCGGGGCCGGTCGTACGCGCGCGCCGGCCAGGTGCTGACGCTCGACGTCGCACCCGGGCGGGTCAGCGCCGTGGTGCAGGGCTCCCGCCCGCAGCCGTACCAGGTGTCCATCGCGCTGCGACCGTTCCCGGACGCGCTCTGGTCCCGGATCGAGAAGGAGTTGGCCGGGCAGGCGTTCTTCAGCGCCCGGCTGCTCGCCGGGGACCTCCCCGACGAGCTGGAGGAGCTGTTCGCCGCCGCCGGTGCGCCGCTGTTCCCGGCCGGTGTGGACGAGCTGACCCAACGGTGCAACTGCCCCGACTTCGCGGTCCCGTGCAAGCACCTCGCGGCGACGTTCTACCTGCTGGCCGAGGCGTTCGACGCGGATCCGTTCGAGTTGCTGCACTGGCGTGGCCGGTCCCGGGCGGAGCTGCTGGACGAGCTGCGCGCCCGACGGGTGACGGCCACCGGCGCGGTGGCGTCGCCCGAGCCGGTCGATCCACCGTCCATGCCGGACGGTGATCGGTCGACGGTGGCGCCGGTCGGCGCGGCCCGCGCGCTCGTCGGGCTGTCGACGACCCCGCTGCCGGAGGCGGCAGACCGGTTCTGGCTGCCGCCGGTGCCGTTGCCGGACCGGCCTCCTCGACTGGCGACCGGTCCCGACCTGCTGCTCCGCCAGCTCGGCGCGCCGGCCCCCGCCATCGGTGGCCCCGGAATGCTCGAACGGCTGCGCCGCGCGTACCGGGCGTTCGGCCCGGACGACCGGTGA
- a CDS encoding FMN-binding protein, producing the protein MRRAFLAITGLAASTTALVVFKGSPATNQVAQNLPTAQPVDPTGQAADPSADPVAPGPDPAEGGPTPSTSADAPVSPKPGKTTARPSTTRTTKAPSAPRTTKPPQSTNRRVTGAGFDNEYGYVQVQIVVSGNRIVDAVALSLPSGGESDIHSGDVSSAYDGSGGEVVRKQNANLNTVSGATETSNSYKQSLRSAIEQAF; encoded by the coding sequence ATGCGTCGCGCGTTCCTCGCGATCACCGGCCTCGCCGCCAGCACCACCGCGCTGGTGGTCTTCAAGGGTTCCCCGGCCACCAACCAGGTCGCCCAGAACCTGCCGACCGCCCAGCCGGTCGACCCCACCGGGCAGGCGGCCGACCCGAGCGCCGACCCGGTCGCGCCGGGCCCCGACCCGGCCGAGGGCGGGCCGACCCCGTCGACGAGCGCCGACGCGCCGGTGTCACCCAAGCCCGGCAAGACCACCGCCCGCCCGTCGACCACCAGGACCACCAAGGCGCCCAGCGCGCCGCGCACCACCAAGCCACCCCAGTCGACCAACCGCCGGGTCACCGGCGCCGGCTTCGACAACGAGTACGGGTACGTGCAGGTGCAGATCGTGGTGTCCGGCAACCGGATCGTCGACGCCGTCGCGCTGTCGCTGCCCAGCGGGGGTGAATCCGACATCCACAGCGGCGACGTCAGCAGCGCGTACGACGGCAGCGGCGGTGAGGTGGTGCGCAAGCAGAACGCGAACCTCAACACCGTCTCCGGTGCCACCGAGACCAGCAACTCCTACAAGCAGTCGCTGCGGTCCGCCATCGAGCAGGCGTTCTGA
- a CDS encoding Nif3-like dinuclear metal center hexameric protein, producing MVAELERRFPLAWAEEWDRVGLVLGEPSAPVRRVLCVVDVAPETVAEALAADVDMIVAHHPLLLRGVSSVAPTTFKGRIIHDLIRAGVALYAAHTNADVAAPGVSDALAARFGLTGLRPLLRPAPGSPAHGDDRGFGRIGELPRPMTLAELTRHAAAVLPVTSWGVRAAGDPRRMVRTLAVSGGSGDSFLGAATAAGVDAFLTSDLRHHPAGEHLAADGPALIDAAHWATERPWLDDLADLLREALGVETLVSDLDTDPWTVHAAAPVVDDKEPRP from the coding sequence GTGGTGGCCGAGCTGGAACGGCGTTTCCCGCTGGCCTGGGCCGAGGAGTGGGACCGGGTGGGTCTGGTGCTCGGTGAGCCGTCCGCGCCGGTGCGCCGGGTGCTCTGTGTGGTCGACGTGGCGCCCGAGACGGTCGCCGAGGCGCTGGCCGCCGACGTCGACATGATCGTCGCGCATCACCCTCTGCTGCTGCGCGGCGTCTCGTCGGTCGCCCCGACGACCTTCAAGGGGCGGATCATCCACGACCTGATCCGGGCCGGGGTGGCGCTCTACGCGGCGCACACCAACGCCGACGTGGCCGCCCCCGGCGTCTCCGACGCCCTCGCCGCCCGGTTCGGGCTGACCGGGCTGCGGCCACTGCTACGACCCGCGCCCGGCTCGCCCGCCCACGGCGACGACCGGGGCTTCGGTCGGATCGGCGAGCTGCCCCGGCCGATGACCCTCGCCGAGCTGACCCGGCACGCCGCCGCCGTGCTTCCCGTCACGTCCTGGGGAGTTCGCGCTGCGGGCGATCCCCGGCGTATGGTTCGTACCCTCGCCGTCAGCGGCGGGTCGGGGGACAGTTTCCTCGGCGCCGCGACCGCCGCCGGGGTGGACGCATTCCTCACCTCCGACCTGCGGCACCACCCGGCCGGCGAGCACCTCGCCGCCGATGGTCCCGCCCTGATCGACGCCGCCCACTGGGCGACCGAACGACCGTGGCTGGACGACCTGGCCGACCTCCTCCGGGAGGCGTTGGGCGTCGAGACGCTGGTGTCCGACCTGGATACCGACCCGTGGACAGTGCACGCCGCCGCACCCGTTGTGGACGACAAGGAGCCCCGACCGTGA
- a CDS encoding DUF3040 domain-containing protein, whose protein sequence is MLSKEDQRRFDQITRQLRESDPAFFKRLDHRVRARRGRYLMLLTIVLWASLPAIAVFAGRLTGAICAVVLVANAAIMWRFRRRWT, encoded by the coding sequence ATGCTCAGCAAAGAGGATCAGCGCAGGTTCGACCAGATCACCCGTCAGCTCCGGGAGAGCGACCCGGCATTCTTCAAGCGGCTGGACCACCGGGTCCGTGCCCGCAGGGGCCGCTACCTGATGTTGTTGACCATCGTGCTGTGGGCGTCGCTGCCGGCGATAGCCGTGTTCGCCGGTCGGCTGACCGGTGCGATCTGCGCGGTGGTGCTGGTGGCCAACGCCGCCATCATGTGGCGGTTCCGCCGCCGCTGGACGTGA
- a CDS encoding DUF1800 domain-containing protein — protein MADQNVPPRRPRDDRGWDGRQHHNADGYGDPNASAPYGYDSPHPYQGGYPAQADPREQYGEGYAYAGQPAPGPRGPQWVGPEGLGSPMPARPGTGLPTLDDDESGPKVGRRKAMVALGGTAAVVAGGAALAMTPQLRGIFGDEVAGDATGSTVTDGTAARPSGQQPSTVRTYTEQNESYMGSRAGEALKKNAPAGGRTLSGPAAAAAATEVTVKTVLAKDPILHLARRATFGPTPELVADIKKQGIDAWIRAQLDPDKIAPSKAELKLAELPTQKLSVQQLRTQRDQLNEQGAQPEREMIDATIARQIWSKRQLFEVMVDFWNDFLHVAAEFDGGEVYRNSFDQDVVRKHALGSYPEMLIAANKHPALLIYLNQKDSRKDAINENLARENLELYSVGVDGGYKEPDVRQAAMLQTGRGIDKDGKYVFKPEQHYVGKVKILGFSHPNNSSDPKKADAAIDAYITHIALHPSTAKYVAQSLATRFVSDTPPKSLVDRLAKIYTTNNGLIKPVLMAMFCSTEFWAAVGQKVRRPMEYLAATYRTLGVSPEASPKHNNGDNKRTPYARGLRQIQDKLRELGHYPMGQPTPDGYPDVYVAWTSAGTMVNGWNEAGEILAGYRTAFTYTAPEKLVAKPPATAGAYVDALSQRLVGQKLSTREKNLILGVAGVAATAKVDATFNGAITAVARAILASPQHHLR, from the coding sequence ATGGCCGACCAGAATGTGCCACCACGTCGACCGCGGGACGACCGCGGTTGGGACGGACGCCAGCACCACAACGCGGACGGCTACGGCGACCCCAACGCGTCCGCGCCCTACGGGTACGACTCGCCCCACCCCTACCAGGGCGGCTACCCGGCGCAGGCCGACCCTCGCGAGCAGTACGGCGAGGGTTACGCGTACGCCGGACAGCCGGCCCCCGGCCCGCGCGGGCCGCAGTGGGTCGGCCCGGAAGGGCTCGGTAGCCCGATGCCGGCGCGGCCCGGCACCGGACTACCCACTCTGGACGACGACGAGTCGGGTCCCAAGGTCGGACGCCGCAAGGCGATGGTGGCCCTCGGTGGCACCGCCGCCGTCGTCGCCGGTGGCGCGGCGCTCGCCATGACCCCGCAGCTGCGCGGCATCTTCGGTGACGAGGTGGCCGGTGACGCCACCGGCAGCACGGTCACCGACGGCACCGCCGCGCGGCCCAGTGGCCAGCAGCCGAGCACGGTGCGCACCTACACCGAGCAGAACGAGAGCTACATGGGCTCCCGGGCCGGCGAGGCGCTGAAGAAGAACGCGCCGGCCGGCGGACGGACCCTCTCCGGCCCGGCCGCCGCCGCCGCGGCGACCGAGGTGACCGTGAAGACGGTGCTCGCCAAGGACCCGATCCTGCACCTGGCCCGGCGGGCGACCTTCGGCCCCACCCCCGAGCTGGTCGCCGACATCAAGAAGCAGGGCATCGACGCCTGGATCCGCGCCCAGTTGGACCCGGACAAGATCGCGCCGAGCAAGGCCGAGCTGAAGCTCGCCGAGCTGCCCACGCAGAAGCTCAGCGTGCAGCAGTTGCGCACCCAGCGGGACCAGCTCAACGAGCAGGGCGCCCAGCCGGAGCGGGAGATGATCGATGCCACCATCGCCCGGCAGATCTGGTCGAAGCGCCAGCTCTTCGAGGTGATGGTCGACTTCTGGAACGACTTCCTGCACGTCGCCGCGGAGTTCGACGGTGGCGAGGTCTACCGCAACTCGTTCGACCAGGACGTCGTGCGCAAGCACGCGCTGGGCAGCTACCCGGAGATGCTGATCGCCGCGAACAAGCACCCCGCGCTGCTGATCTACCTGAACCAGAAGGACTCCCGCAAGGACGCGATCAACGAGAACCTCGCCCGGGAGAACCTCGAGCTCTACTCGGTCGGCGTCGACGGCGGCTACAAGGAGCCGGACGTCCGTCAGGCCGCCATGTTGCAGACCGGCCGTGGCATCGACAAGGACGGCAAGTACGTCTTCAAGCCGGAGCAGCACTACGTCGGCAAGGTGAAGATCCTCGGCTTCAGCCACCCGAACAACTCGTCGGACCCGAAGAAGGCCGACGCGGCGATCGACGCGTACATCACCCACATCGCGCTGCACCCGTCGACCGCGAAGTACGTGGCGCAGAGCCTGGCGACCCGATTCGTCTCGGACACCCCGCCGAAGTCCCTGGTGGACCGGCTGGCCAAGATCTACACCACCAACAACGGCCTGATCAAGCCGGTGCTGATGGCGATGTTCTGCTCCACCGAGTTCTGGGCCGCCGTGGGCCAGAAGGTACGCCGCCCAATGGAGTACCTGGCTGCCACGTACCGCACGCTGGGCGTCTCACCGGAGGCGTCGCCGAAGCACAACAACGGCGACAACAAGCGCACCCCGTACGCGCGGGGCCTGCGGCAGATCCAGGACAAGCTGCGCGAGCTGGGCCACTACCCGATGGGTCAGCCCACCCCGGACGGCTACCCGGACGTCTACGTCGCCTGGACGTCGGCCGGCACCATGGTCAACGGCTGGAACGAGGCGGGCGAGATCCTCGCCGGCTACCGCACCGCCTTCACGTACACGGCACCGGAGAAGCTGGTCGCCAAGCCGCCGGCGACCGCCGGGGCGTACGTGGACGCGCTCTCCCAGCGGCTGGTGGGTCAGAAGCTGAGCACCCGGGAGAAGAACCTGATCCTCGGTGTGGCCGGCGTCGCCGCCACCGCCAAGGTCGACGCCACGTTCAACGGGGCCATCACCGCCGTCGCGCGGGCGATCCTCGCTTCCCCCCAGCACCACCTCCGGTGA
- a CDS encoding FAD:protein FMN transferase, with product MGTAITLDLADDLPPARARELADDVFAWMREVDTRFSTYQPGSEVCRFDRGEVLLSEASADLRFVLEACADLWGATDGFFDAYATGRLDPSGFVKGWAAQVASDRLLAAGAPNHCVNAGGDVRVRGVSPSGEPWRIGIRHPWDAMATCLVLSGTDLAVATSGVYERGRHVLDPRRGAPAGGLRSVTVVGTDLGVADAYATAALAMGAAGRGWLDRLDDHTHAVVTDDGRQYHSASIPLTD from the coding sequence ATGGGTACGGCGATCACCCTGGACCTCGCCGACGACCTGCCGCCCGCGCGGGCCCGTGAGCTGGCGGACGACGTCTTCGCCTGGATGCGTGAGGTGGACACCCGGTTCAGCACGTACCAGCCGGGCAGCGAGGTGTGCCGCTTCGACCGGGGTGAGGTGTTGCTCTCCGAGGCGTCGGCGGACCTGCGGTTCGTGCTGGAGGCGTGCGCCGACCTGTGGGGCGCCACCGACGGGTTCTTCGACGCGTACGCCACCGGGCGGCTCGACCCGTCCGGTTTCGTGAAGGGCTGGGCGGCGCAGGTCGCCTCGGATCGGCTGCTCGCCGCCGGTGCCCCGAACCACTGCGTGAACGCCGGTGGCGACGTGCGGGTACGCGGTGTGTCGCCGTCGGGGGAGCCGTGGCGGATCGGCATCCGGCACCCGTGGGACGCGATGGCGACGTGCCTGGTGCTCAGCGGGACCGACCTGGCCGTGGCCACCTCGGGGGTCTACGAGCGGGGTCGGCACGTGCTGGACCCGCGCCGCGGCGCGCCGGCCGGCGGACTGCGGTCGGTGACAGTGGTCGGCACCGACCTCGGGGTCGCCGACGCGTACGCCACCGCCGCCCTGGCCATGGGAGCAGCGGGTCGCGGCTGGCTGGACCGCCTGGACGACCACACCCACGCCGTCGTCACCGACGACGGCCGCCAGTATCACTCCGCGAGCATCCCGCTGACGGACTAG